The Cryptosporangium minutisporangium region AGCCGACGCGTGTCCGCGCGCTGGGCCGCCGATCCAGTCTCCTTGCCGGGCGCGTCCCGGGAAAGAACCGCCGCCCCGCGCCGTCCTCCCGAAGGCCCCGAGTGCCTCCAGTCGAGTCGGCCCGGCGGACGGTCGTCGTGAGTACAGTGCGGTGCGCGGACGCCGACGGCGGGAGGGCCAGGATGAGGCCGAGTGACCGGCGGCCGGCGGCGATACCCCTGGAATCCCGACCTCCCGGCTACCCGGCGGAGTACGAGCGTCATGCGGACCTGGCCGACGGGCGTTCCGTGCGAATCCGGCCGATCGTGCCGAAGGATGCGATCGCGCTCGGCGAGGCCATCCGGACGGCCGACGCCGACACGCTCTACCGCCGGTTCCTCGGCGCCGCGCCCCATCTGTCCGAGAAGTTGCTCCAGCACCTGACCACCGTCGACTACCGAACCCGATTCGCCCTGATCGCGCTCGACGCCGACGAGGGTCGAGGGGTGGGTATCTGCCGGTACGAGCCGGTGGAACCGGGCGTCGCCGAGTTCGCCGTGGCGGTCGATCGGGGCTGGCGGCGGGTCGGGCTCGCCACCGCGCTGACCGAGTACCTCGTCCGCGCCGCCGCCGAGCGAGGTGTGCACCGGGTGCAGTCAGTCAGCCTCGCGGACAACACCCCGGTCACGAGGTTGGAGTCGCTCGCGGGTCCGGCCGGTCGGCAGGTGATCCGGATCGGCCTGACGGAGTTCAGGCTGACGCTGGACCGGCTGTGTAGCGACGCTGCCGAGAATGGCCGGGACACGTCGGAGGTGGACGCAACAGCGATGGACGCCGAGCCCGCGGACCGCGCCGCGCCGGACGGCCGCCGCCGGCCCACCGGCAAGCGCAAGGCCCCGACCCACTGAAACCCGGTCTGGCCTTCGGACCGGGACAGCCTCCGAACTCGGGATCATCGACTGCCCTGCAAGTACCCGGACGTCAGTGTCCGACCCGCCGGTGCCCGGTCGCGACATTCCGGACGTGACTCGTTCCCGGCCCCAGGCCGTACGACGTGGCCCCGAACAACCGCATCAGGCGCGGTCATCGACGCGGCTGCGTAACGCGTCCACGACCTCCGAAACGCCGTCCACCTGCCGGGCCAGCGCGACCGCCAACTCCGCCTGAGTACGACGCTCCACGTGTCCGCGCAGCGTCACGACGCAGGGAGCTTCGCCGGGAGCCGGCGGACCGGCCGGATCCGGGAAGACCTCCCTCGGCGGGTCTTCGGCTGGTTCGTGCTGACGGTCGGCACGTTCGTCCTCGTTCAGCAGCTCCCAGCCGGTCCACGGGGCTCCGCGTGGCTGCGGATCGTCATCGCCGGAGCCGTAGCCGCCGCATCGGTGGTGATCCTGGCCGCCTGGCGGCACCCTCGGGCCAAGATGGTGTCATGAGTAGCCAGTCTGTCCCTCCGGTCGGCGTCGAGCCCGGCGGCGGATCCGAACTCCGGTCGCGCACCGGTGAGTTCGTCCTCGGCGGGAAGGGCCTACCGCTGCTGAGCCCGACCCGGATCTACACCTGCGGCATCACGCCTTATGACGTCACGCACCTCGGGCACGCGGCCACCTTCGTCTGGGCCGATGTGCTGTCCGCGGTGGTGACGCTCGCCGGCGCGAAGCCCGTGGCGGCCCGGAACGTCACCGACGTCGACGACGTGCTCACGGTCGCCGCCGCGACACGCGGCCGCGACTACGACGAGTTCGCCCTCGTCCAGGAGTTCCTGTTCGACCGGGATATGACGGCCCTGCGGGTGACTCCGCCCGCCCACGCGCCGCGCGCGCGGCACCACGTGCCCGACGTCCAGCGGATGGCGGTCGCATTGCTGGCCAACGGCCGGGCCTACGAACGGGCCGGACACGTGTTCTTCCGCGGCTCCGACGTGCCAGCCCGGTGTGGCATCGACACTGCGACGGCTCGGACCCTCGTGGCGGAGCAGGGCGACGATCCGGACGACCCACTGCGGAACGACCCGTTCGACGTGCCGGTCTGGCGGCCGTCGCGGGAGGAGGAGCCCGGCTGGCCGAGCCCGTGGGGCCGAGGCAGGCCGGGCTGGCACGCGGAGTGCGCGGCGATGGCGCTGGCGGTGCACGGCCCCGTGGTCGACGTGGTGGTCGGAGGTGCCGACCTCGTCTTCCCGCACCACGCCTACCAGGCCGCCATGGCCGAGGCCGCGACCGGCGCCGGACCGTTCGCTCGAGGGTCGCTCCACGTCGGCAGCGTCCACCGGGACGGGCAAAAGATGGCCAAGTCCACCGGCAACCTCACGCTGGTGGCTGATCTCCTGGCCGACCACTCAGCCGCCGCGGTCCGCCTTCTCCTGCTCGACCGGCGGTACGACGCCGACTGGGAGTACCACGAATCCGGGCTGGCCACGGCCGGACACCGCCTCGAGCGGCTCTACGCGGCGGCCGGCCGCCCGTCCCGATCCGCCTCGGCTCGCGCGAAGGTGGGCACGGCGCTCCTCACAGACCTGGACGTGCCGGCCGCGCTCGACGTCGCCGAAGAGTCGGGCGGCGAGGCCGCCCGATGGCTGCTCGCCACGCTCATGCTGGGCTGAGACACCGTTACCGGGTACCAGGGGCCCTACCCGTTCCGCGCCACGGTGACGAGGCTGGCCGCAGGACGAGCTGACGATCCGCTACGACGCATCCGCGGCCGCGGGCGGTCCTCGTGTTGAGCGGCCCGCTGGACGCCCAGCACTGCCGCCTCCTGCGAGAGGCCCTCGACATGGCGCGGCCGATCCGGCCCGGTGAACCCGTGGACATCGACCTCTCCGCGGTGAGCCGACTCGGCGTCGCGGCCAAGGTGTGTTTGGCCGCGGCCGTCCGCGACGGTCAGCGGACCCGACGGCCGCTCATCCTGCGGAACGTCCCGCCGCAGGCCGGTCCTGAGCTACAGCTCCCGCATCCCGAACGGCCCTTACTCGCCTCTGACCGGTGTGCGTCGCCGGCCCCGAAACGCCTCGGGAACAGTGATGAACCTTCCTTCGCCCAGCGCGTCCGCCGGTCAGGCGATTGTTCCCCCGGTCCTGAGGCACGTGCCCCGGCCTCGGCCCATGCTGCCGCGGTGAGCAGGACCGGATCAACGTCCCTGTCGCCGCAGCCCCAACCGTTGGGAGCATGACGGGAACAACCTACGAGGAGGGCACCCCATGTCCAGTTCGGAGCATCGGGACACCGTGGTCGTCGGAACGGACGGATCGCCGCACGCGGATATCGCGCTCCAGTGGGCGCTGCGATACGCCGAAGCCCGTCAGCTCGCCGTTCGGATGGTCACGGCAACCGAGTGGCCGGCCGCTGCGAACTCGGCTACCCGGTACGCGATCAACGACACGATCACCGCGGCTCACGACGGCGCCCGTCGCATGCTGGACGCAGCGGTCGCGCGTAGCCGTACGAGTCATCCCAGCCTGGAGATCACCGGCGAAGTGTCGTCCGAAGCCGCGGTACCGGCGCTCCTGGCCGCCTCCGAGAACAGTCACCTACTCGTCGTCGGTCGGCGAGGACTGAACCCCGTCATGACCGCGTTGCTCGGATCGGTCTCGACCTCACTGGTCAACCACGCGCACTGCCCGGTGGCGGTCATCCACGAGGATCGGCAGACGGGCGACGACCGCCCGGTCGTCGCGGGCCTCGACGGATCGAAACGCGACCTGGCGACGCTGCGAGTGGCCTTCGACGAGGCCGCCCGGCGGGGCGCGCCGCTGGTGGCAGCGCACGCCTGGAGTGACGTCCCGCTGGCCGAGCTCGTTATTCTGGGCTCCCGCGCCGTCCATTCGTACGAGGAGCTGCGGGCCGAAGCCTCGACCTTGGTCACGGACCAGCTGGCGGCCTGGCGCGCGCGATACCCGGACGTCACGGTCCAAACCTCGATCCACAACGACCAGCCCGCGGCGACGCTCATCGAACTAGGTCAGGGCGCCGGACTGCTCGTTGTCGGGTCCCACGGCCGCGGTGGGTTCGCCGGAATGGTGCTTGGCTCGGTCGCACGTCGGGTCGTTCACCACGCGAACTGTCCCGTGATCGTGGTCCGCGGGGAGCCTCGACCGGACACGGACGAACGCTGAGTCTCCCTTCGCCGACCCGTGCTACGAAACACCGCATCATTCACATCGGCGTGCTCACCGGCGGCTCGCGGTCGTCGGGGTGCCGTTCGACCGGGTGCTGGCCACCCGATTCGGTCTGCACGCGATCGAGGCGGCGCAGGAGCGGGACTGGGGTGGCGCTGCGTGGCACCGACATCGTCCGCGTCCCGATCGAGGACGCGACCCGAGAGCTGAAGACAGTGCCCTGAGCCGCTACGCAGAACCAGAAGTCATCTTCGGCTGATGGTCGGGGTCCGGGTCTCGAGCAACTCCGCGCGCCTGGCGGCGCTCCCAAGCCAACTGCTGCGCGGCGGACGTTCGGCCGCGCAGCAGTCCACACGGGCTTCAGTTCGGCCCGGATGCCCAGGGATCAATGAGTAATAGGCGTGCCGCGGTGCGCGATGCCCCTCGGAAGGCGCGGACGGTGCGCGGCCGGACGGACAGCCGGCTGCCGGTGGCGGATCCAGGAGACGGTTTCGCCTACCCCAACGCTGAGCAGCAGCAGGACCGTGAGTCCGACAACCACTCCGAGGTAGATCGTGATCGGCACCAAGACGCTGGAATCGAACATGACATCTCACCGTCCTCCATGGATCTTCGTTCGCATCTCCAGGCTATGGCGGCTGGTTACCGGCGAGTAGGGTCCAAAGACCTGCTGTGCGCCGGCCAGCGAAGGGCAGCCGGGCCTTCCGGCCCTGAGTACGCGCTCCGTCTTTCGGCTTGGCAGTCCGCCTCGGCAGCGTCGGCTATACGGAACGAGCCTGGCAGGACGACGCCGTCTTCGAGATCGCCTAGAACGTCCTGACGCATGGAGCCGCCCCGGCGGGTCGGAGGGACATCCGACCCGCCGGAGCGGCGGTCTAGAGATATTCAGTCGAGCGTGACCAAGCCGAAGTGCCCGTCCCGCTGAACGTGCAGCACGGCACCCCGCCCAGTAGCCAGATCGGCGAAGAACACGTACGGCTGACCGGCGTACAGCAGACGCTCGGCGGCTGCCTCGACGGTCAGCTGCGGCGCGTCCTCGACCTCGATCGAGACCGCGGTCGCCGGCGGGGTGACGAGCGGACGGTGTCGCACCCGCGCGAGCCGGTACCCGCTCGGCCCACCCCGGAACACCACCGAGTCCTCCGCCGCCTCGACGTCGTGGAACAGGTGGAACTCGCGGTCGAGGGCCTCGAGATCGGCGATCGCCTCGTCCACTGTGCATGCCGTCGGGGCGTAGGTGCCGTGCGGGTGGATCTCCCGCTCGTCATCGGCCTCCCCGAGGAACGCCGGACGCCGGCCGTGCCCGTGCCGGGTGTGGTGGCGATCCAGCCGCTCGATCGCCGTACGCAGCGAGTGCTGCAGCGCATCAAGCCCCACCCGTGCCGACTCCGCAGTCGTCTGCACACGCACCAACCGCCCGTTGACGTTCACCAGCGCCGTGGAGACCACCGGCCGGGGCAATGCCGGATCCGCGAACCGCACCAGCCGCACCGACGCCCGCAAGATCGGGAACGGGCAGTGCCGGACCGCAGCGCGAACCTTGCGTCGGGCGTAGTCCGGAACGTCGGGCGCGAAATACCCTTCGGTGGTGACCTCCACCGCCAGGTCCGCTGGTGGGATCTCCTGCGGTGCCGCGGGGTGACGGTCGAACGGGGCCATCTTCTGGACGCTCATCGCTGACCTCCTTATGGCCCCAGTCTCATCCGCCCCACTGCCTCCCGACAGGGACGAAAGTCCCGGTCGGATATGACGTCTGCCCAGGACGCCGGAGGTTGGCGTGCTGGTGCGCGGCGGGCTCGACGATCTCACGCGGGAGTCGCTCCGGGCGGTGTCTCGTCCACCTCGACGACCTCGTCGTGCGACCGCCGGTGCGCCCCCGGCACGCCGAGGTCGGCGGCGGCTACGCCGACCCGCAGCACTACGTAAGGATGGCCCTGCCAGTACAGCAGCCGCCGCACCGTCAACCGGGTACTCGCCACCTCGACCAGGTCGGTCATCGGCGAGGTGGCGAGCCCCAGTTCGGCGGCGCTCAGAAGCACTGCCGAGAGCGCCTGTCCGGCCCGCAACCACGCCCGCCGACCGTCCTGATCACCCCACAGGATCAGGTACCGGGCGCCGCTGTCATCACCCGGCCCGGCGGCCAGCTGTCCCTCCGCGTCCTCCGCGAACGGCCGCAACGGCACCGGACGCGGGGTCCCCGGCACCGTCACGTCGACCGGAAGGCCATCGGACGCACCCGGCGGCCGGTGAGTCCACTGCTCCAGCTCCGCCCGCTCCGCGGGACCGGCCAGTTCGAAGGTCGCGGCGAACGCGGCAGCGGCGGCCAACACCGGCACTTGATCGGTCTCGACGACGTGCACCTGCACACCGTGGACGGACGCCGCCCGTGCCAGCGCGTCGAGTTGGTCCTCGGTCACCAGGTCCGGGCCGAACGGCCGCCGATCGGTGTGCCGCCGCAGCGTCGTCTGGTATCGCCGGTAGTCCTCCGCGACAGCCGGTCGGGACTCGGCCGGGTAAATCGTCGCCAGCAAGTCCGGGTCGCTGGCGTCCGGCAGCAGCTCGACCTGAGCGAGGTATCCCTCGACGCGCAATGCGATGACCGCGTACTCCAGCGCCGCGCCGCAACTCGTGGTCAGCATCCGGCCCTCCGGATCGAGGGCAGCAAGCCGGCGTTGCGGATCGGCCCGCAGGTCCAGTGACCCCTCGTCGACGACCCAGCGCCAGGGCTGGGTGTTGAGCACCGAGGGCGCCCGTAGCGCGGCGGTAGCTGCTTCGTCGAGGGCCGCACTGAGCGGTCGCTCGGGCCGAGGCGGCGGAGCGGGCGAGGGAGTCATGGCGTCTCCTCAGCGGTCAGCGGCGGGCCGACGTCGGCGCCGCCCAGGTACGAGCCGGTCAGACATTGCAGCGGGATGCACAGCGTCCGTAGTCGAAGGCCACCGGCCGACCAGCGCGGGGCCCGCTGCGCGAGCCCCGCGAGCTGATCGACGTCGGTGATTTCGTACGCCTCGCCCAAGCCGAGCACCGTCCAACCCGCTGCGGTCTCCGGGTCGATTTCGTCGGCCTGGATACCGATCACTCGGCCGTGCGCCCCTCTGGCCAACGAACTTCCAGGTGCGGCACGGAAGACCACAGCCTCTCCGTCCAGTACGTACCCCACGGGCAGTGCGGCCGGCATCGCCGCGGCGGTGAACAACACACGTCCCACCCGGTGGCCGGCGAGCAGACGGAGGCAAGCGTCCCGGTCGATCACGGTACGCGCGAGGTCGGCTGACGTGTCCATGGGTTCAGACTTCTTCAGCCGCCCCCGCACGGCAGGTGCCGTAGGTCCCGAGTCCGGTGGTCCTCCGTCCGTGACTGCTCGATCAGCGCACGGCGATCACCGGACAGGTATCACCTCGGGACCTTCGGCTCTGACCAACGCAGCGCGGCGGACGGAGGCTGGAACCGAGCAACCGACCATCCCGGAAGGAACCGTGCCATGAACGCGCATGTCGGAGACGAGATCATGCTCCGTCCGCCCGGTGCAGCGCATCCGATACGCGACGGCGAGATCATCGAGGTCGCCGGCCCGGACGGCGAACCGCCCTATCGGGTGCAGTGGGACGACGGGCGGGAGTCGCTGCTGTTCCCCGGCCCCGACGCGGAACTGCGTCACCTCCATCACTGTGGCTGACGCAGCCGGCCCCGCCAACGGGGTGATAGGTCCGGTCGGCGGCGCCACGACCACGCCGCCCAAGTCAACGACCCGCTCCAGCGCCTGGGCGAGGTCGTCGACCCCGACGTAGACGGTCGCGTACGGTGGCGCGACTCCGGAGCCCGCATGAGGCAACCGGGAAGACCATCGGGCCCGGCGTCGACCGGCCGGTACACCGATTCGCAGTCGATGACCGACCAGCCGAACAGCTTCTCAACCTTCCCGAGGGGGTCCGGCCGCGTCCTCACTTCACCGGGGCGCGTCCACGGGCGAGCGCCGGCGTCCGCATCTGTCGCAGCGAGACGCCGATGCCGTAGGTGACGAAGTCACCCACGGGCTGCAGCTCGATCACCCGGCTGACGCGCTGCGCATCGGGCGGCAGGAGCGAGCTCAGCCGCTCCGGCACTGGTAGTGCGCCGAGCGGCCCAGCCGGATGGACGATCGCGTCGGCTTGGAAGCTCACCGTCGCAGGCGGAATCGGGAAGAGCAGCGCAAGCAGGCCGCCGCGGCGGATCGGCACCGTCACCGCCACCCGTCCGTGCAACGGAATGTGCTTGGCCTTCCAACTGTCCGCACCGACCACCGTGTACAGCCGGCCGTCCTCTACCGTGTAGACGACACCGCTCGACCGCGGCCGCCCGCTCGGCGTCACGTGACTCAGGACCGCAAACGACGCCCGGTTCACCGCATGCCAGACACTCTCGGTCGTTGGCATGGTGGTAACGCTCATCACCGCGTCCGCGGAACCCATCGCTGTCGCCATGACACACCTCCTGGCGTTCGGACCGGCCGGCGGTTCCGGCCGCTCGCCCGCCACCTCAGGCATAGCGCCTCACCCATGCGACGGGCCAGAGTCGACCGGCACGTCCCGGCGGGACCTTCGCACCCGAGCGTCGGCGACGTCAGAAACACGTCCGGATCGGAGACCGCAGCAGCATGCTGATCGCGTCTCGGCTCGCCACTCGTCCACCGCCGACATCGGGTGCGATGAGCCCGAGCGTCGCGACGGGCGAGCCGTTCGCTGTGCCGGCTGGTCGTGCGGACACAAGGCGCCCGAACCGGCGACCCGAGTGGTCACCGCACTAACGACGCACCAGGTAACGCAGGTGGAGCACCCGGTCTCCCCTGATCACCACATGCGGATCCTCGAGGAGGCATTGGCTGTCCAGCGACCCGAAGTATCGCTTCCCGGAACCGAAGACCACCGGTACGACGTCCATCGCGACCTCGTCCACCAGACCGAGAGCCATGGCCTGACCGGCGACGTCGCCAGCCGACACCGCAACCGTGCGGTCACCGGCCAGATCCTTGGCCTTCGCGATCGCTGCCGCCACGTCGTCGATGAAGTGGTAGTGCGATGCCTCCGGGTGCCACCCCTCCGGTCGCGGCCGGCGTGACACGACGACCACGTGCTCGCCCGCCGGAGGCGTGGCCTCCCAACCATTCGTGATGTCGAACAGATGGCGGCCGATCACCGTCGTGCCGATGTCGTCCCACATCGGCTGGGTGTACTCCGCCGACACCCGCGAGACCTTGCTACCGAAGCCTTGTTTGCTCCGCAGCGGCGTGTCGCCGTTGTAATACCAGTCGAACAGCGGGCCGATGTCGTCGGAGGCGTCTGCGATGTAGCCGTCGACCGACACCACCGCGTGCGTCAGAACTGAGCCCATCGGAATTCCTTCCTTCCACTCGTGGGGCCAGGCCCTTAGCTGCACAGCGGCCCGGCAACGGGACGCCTCATCCTGTCGAGGTCGACAAGCTGTCGTCTTCGCTGTCCCTACGTATCCACAACTACGTCCCCGGACGTATGACTAAATCTCGTGGAGACCTCAGTAGCGTCGATCCGACGATGCGCGTCGCGATAGGCGAACGAGTTCGGGGCCGCGCACTGCTCGTTGGGCGGAGCGCCGTTTGTGGAGCTAGTCAGACCTCGGGGCGGAATCGGGAGCGCGCTCGATCATCGGCACCCCCTCGAGCAGTTGCCGCAGCTCGGCCAGGCGGGCGTCGTCCCACACGACGTCGGGGTCCGGTTCGAGGAACGTCATCGCGATGCTCGCGGCACCGAGACCCGCCAAGGACCAGTCGGCAGCGGTGCTCGCCCCGGTCGGGTTCCCGGTGCTCCGCCGGTTGACCAGATCGGGGTGCGAGAGCTCCATCAACGCGAGACCGCGAACCTGGCCGCTGGCCAGCGTCGCGATCACCGTGTAGTCACCGCCGGACTCCGGCCGCAGGCGGAATCCCAGCAACTCGGCCAGGCTCTGCCAGCCCTGCGCGATCCGGTCGACGAAGCCCTGTTCCGAGCGGCCCAGCGCGGCGTGGATCTCGTCCCGCAGCGCCCCCAGCGGAAGGCTGAGGAACGTCGCCTGCAGTGCCAGGTACGTACGCCACTCCGGGGACTCGCGGATCGCCTGCTGGTCGCTGGCGGCGCCCAGCCGGATCAGTTCGCTCACCAGGTCGCGCCGGCCCTCCGGCGACGAGAGGTCGCCCGAACGGTCAGCGACGACCGAGGCGATCAGCGCTCGGCTGGTCTCGGCGCTCACCGCGGCCGCTGGTGCGGCCCCGCTGGCCAGTGCCCGCAGCAGGTCGCCGAAGAACAGGTCCTTGTAGGGCCATCGGCGGTACGCCGCGGTCCGGGACACACCGGCTTCGCGGATCACGTCTTCGAAGCTGATGTGGTCGAGGCCAACGGTCAGCCCGCTGCGATGCACCATCGCGAGGGCCGCGTCGAGGACCCTACGTGCGGTCTCCTCGTCGCTCAGCCGACGGCGGCGGCGGGTCGGCCCAGTGGCTAGGGGGTGCAGTTCTTCCTCAGACATGAAACACAATATTCCAAGTTTCGAGTTCGCTATCCTGAGACTCGGACGCTACTACCGTGCGCCGCTCCTCGTCGGGCGCAGGTTCCTCCCCCACCGCTGCACGGCACCGAAAGAGAGCTGGTCCGCGATGTCTCTGCCTCCCCCGATAGCCGTGGACGGGCTGGTCAAGCGCTTCGGGCGCTTCGCAGCCGTTGACGGGCTGGACCTGCGTGTCGCGCCGGGCGCTGTACATGGCTTCCTCGGCCCCAATGGGGCGGGCAAGTCGACCACGATTCGGCTGCTCCTCGGCCTGTACCGGCCGGACGCGGGCCGGGTCCGGGTCTTCGACCTCGACCCGGCCACACAAGCAGCCGAGGTGACGCGTCGGCTGTCCTATGTGCCCGGCGAGGTCAACTTGTGGCCGAATCTGACCGGCCAGGAAGTGCTCGACGCCCTCGCCGGGTTACGGGGACGCCGCGACGCCGCCACCGAACGTCGGCTGATCGACGACTTCGCGCTCGACACCCGCAAGCACGTCCACGCCTACTCCAAGGGCAACCGGCAGAAGGTCGTGCTGGTCGCCGCGTTCGCGGCCCCGACCGAACTACTCATCCTCGACGAACCGACCTCGGGCCTCGATCCCTTGATGGAGGAGGTCTTCCAGCGGTGCGCCCGGGAGGCAGCGAACGCCGGTCGCGCGGTCCTGCTCTCCAGCCACATCCTCGCCGAGGTCGAAGCGGTCTGCGAGTCGGTGACGATCATCAAGGACGGGCGCCTCGTCGAGTCCGGGCGGCTGACGGACATGCGGCACCTGGCGGCCTCGGTGATCTCGGCCCGGCCCACG contains the following coding sequences:
- a CDS encoding Acg family FMN-binding oxidoreductase encodes the protein MTPSPAPPPRPERPLSAALDEAATAALRAPSVLNTQPWRWVVDEGSLDLRADPQRRLAALDPEGRMLTTSCGAALEYAVIALRVEGYLAQVELLPDASDPDLLATIYPAESRPAVAEDYRRYQTTLRRHTDRRPFGPDLVTEDQLDALARAASVHGVQVHVVETDQVPVLAAAAAFAATFELAGPAERAELEQWTHRPPGASDGLPVDVTVPGTPRPVPLRPFAEDAEGQLAAGPGDDSGARYLILWGDQDGRRAWLRAGQALSAVLLSAAELGLATSPMTDLVEVASTRLTVRRLLYWQGHPYVVLRVGVAAADLGVPGAHRRSHDEVVEVDETPPGATPA
- a CDS encoding GNAT family N-acetyltransferase; translated protein: MRPSDRRPAAIPLESRPPGYPAEYERHADLADGRSVRIRPIVPKDAIALGEAIRTADADTLYRRFLGAAPHLSEKLLQHLTTVDYRTRFALIALDADEGRGVGICRYEPVEPGVAEFAVAVDRGWRRVGLATALTEYLVRAAAERGVHRVQSVSLADNTPVTRLESLAGPAGRQVIRIGLTEFRLTLDRLCSDAAENGRDTSEVDATAMDAEPADRAAPDGRRRPTGKRKAPTH
- a CDS encoding sigma 54 modulation/S30EA ribosomal C-terminal domain-containing protein, whose amino-acid sequence is MSVQKMAPFDRHPAAPQEIPPADLAVEVTTEGYFAPDVPDYARRKVRAAVRHCPFPILRASVRLVRFADPALPRPVVSTALVNVNGRLVRVQTTAESARVGLDALQHSLRTAIERLDRHHTRHGHGRRPAFLGEADDEREIHPHGTYAPTACTVDEAIADLEALDREFHLFHDVEAAEDSVVFRGGPSGYRLARVRHRPLVTPPATAVSIEVEDAPQLTVEAAAERLLYAGQPYVFFADLATGRGAVLHVQRDGHFGLVTLD
- a CDS encoding universal stress protein, whose amino-acid sequence is MSSSEHRDTVVVGTDGSPHADIALQWALRYAEARQLAVRMVTATEWPAAANSATRYAINDTITAAHDGARRMLDAAVARSRTSHPSLEITGEVSSEAAVPALLAASENSHLLVVGRRGLNPVMTALLGSVSTSLVNHAHCPVAVIHEDRQTGDDRPVVAGLDGSKRDLATLRVAFDEAARRGAPLVAAHAWSDVPLAELVILGSRAVHSYEELRAEASTLVTDQLAAWRARYPDVTVQTSIHNDQPAATLIELGQGAGLLVVGSHGRGGFAGMVLGSVARRVVHHANCPVIVVRGEPRPDTDER
- a CDS encoding pyridoxamine 5'-phosphate oxidase family protein; the protein is MDTSADLARTVIDRDACLRLLAGHRVGRVLFTAAAMPAALPVGYVLDGEAVVFRAAPGSSLARGAHGRVIGIQADEIDPETAAGWTVLGLGEAYEITDVDQLAGLAQRAPRWSAGGLRLRTLCIPLQCLTGSYLGGADVGPPLTAEETP
- a CDS encoding DUF1918 domain-containing protein yields the protein MNAHVGDEIMLRPPGAAHPIRDGEIIEVAGPDGEPPYRVQWDDGRESLLFPGPDAELRHLHHCG
- a CDS encoding ABC transporter ATP-binding protein; its protein translation is MSLPPPIAVDGLVKRFGRFAAVDGLDLRVAPGAVHGFLGPNGAGKSTTIRLLLGLYRPDAGRVRVFDLDPATQAAEVTRRLSYVPGEVNLWPNLTGQEVLDALAGLRGRRDAATERRLIDDFALDTRKHVHAYSKGNRQKVVLVAAFAAPTELLILDEPTSGLDPLMEEVFQRCAREAANAGRAVLLSSHILAEVEAVCESVTIIKDGRLVESGRLTDMRHLAASVISARPTNGQLTALAAELAASGVDTAPAADGTLRLSVPRQHVPDVLGALARARAEDITCAPASLEDLFLRHYRAAAR
- a CDS encoding TetR/AcrR family transcriptional regulator; the protein is MSEEELHPLATGPTRRRRRLSDEETARRVLDAALAMVHRSGLTVGLDHISFEDVIREAGVSRTAAYRRWPYKDLFFGDLLRALASGAAPAAAVSAETSRALIASVVADRSGDLSSPEGRRDLVSELIRLGAASDQQAIRESPEWRTYLALQATFLSLPLGALRDEIHAALGRSEQGFVDRIAQGWQSLAELLGFRLRPESGGDYTVIATLASGQVRGLALMELSHPDLVNRRSTGNPTGASTAADWSLAGLGAASIAMTFLEPDPDVVWDDARLAELRQLLEGVPMIERAPDSAPRSD
- a CDS encoding class I tRNA ligase family protein; the protein is MSSQSVPPVGVEPGGGSELRSRTGEFVLGGKGLPLLSPTRIYTCGITPYDVTHLGHAATFVWADVLSAVVTLAGAKPVAARNVTDVDDVLTVAAATRGRDYDEFALVQEFLFDRDMTALRVTPPAHAPRARHHVPDVQRMAVALLANGRAYERAGHVFFRGSDVPARCGIDTATARTLVAEQGDDPDDPLRNDPFDVPVWRPSREEEPGWPSPWGRGRPGWHAECAAMALAVHGPVVDVVVGGADLVFPHHAYQAAMAEAATGAGPFARGSLHVGSVHRDGQKMAKSTGNLTLVADLLADHSAAAVRLLLLDRRYDADWEYHESGLATAGHRLERLYAAAGRPSRSASARAKVGTALLTDLDVPAALDVAEESGGEAARWLLATLMLG
- a CDS encoding dihydrofolate reductase family protein; this translates as MGSVLTHAVVSVDGYIADASDDIGPLFDWYYNGDTPLRSKQGFGSKVSRVSAEYTQPMWDDIGTTVIGRHLFDITNGWEATPPAGEHVVVVSRRPRPEGWHPEASHYHFIDDVAAAIAKAKDLAGDRTVAVSAGDVAGQAMALGLVDEVAMDVVPVVFGSGKRYFGSLDSQCLLEDPHVVIRGDRVLHLRYLVRR
- a CDS encoding pyridoxamine 5'-phosphate oxidase family protein yields the protein MPTTESVWHAVNRASFAVLSHVTPSGRPRSSGVVYTVEDGRLYTVVGADSWKAKHIPLHGRVAVTVPIRRGGLLALLFPIPPATVSFQADAIVHPAGPLGALPVPERLSSLLPPDAQRVSRVIELQPVGDFVTYGIGVSLRQMRTPALARGRAPVK